One genomic window of Chitinophagaceae bacterium includes the following:
- a CDS encoding T9SS type A sorting domain-containing protein, with protein sequence MKQLRITQLPFFIFILCATGFTYAQIPGTIDPSFATNGVLILEPNTIGTDVANGMEVLSNDNVLLAGSTETAFGLSDAAIYRILPEGTVDVTFGVGGVSIFDCGGVQDYVQAMKVLSNGKIIIAGGIYDGGSDVDFFAARLTENGFLDPTFGTNGFTVVSNPAGGGENIVNAIAIQPDGKIILAGSWAVPGSTDDHTTVARLNENGALDISFGTNGFANITNSGFANDYAYDVLLLSDGSIITTGYADVLEPRVIVEKLNSSGIPDPTFGTNGIAIFNLTTGYDVAWAIKLHPNGKIMIGGKIGIGGPAKSDFLLMAITANGALDNSFGVGGVASKNVKTSDAALDFIVEPSGKIVLAGTSGGSGLGVNDYAICRFNENGTVDSSFGTNGATVSEISSFFSEAAVIGMQSNGKLVVGGRAATVKNDFALVRYFSDPVVATCAAPVNPVTSAITSTSATLSWSNPANAASFQVRYRNTNDQNWTKLYVNATSVTLNGLTPSLKYVWNVKAKCDNGTSYYTTNTKFKTSAQRLEDATMELNGAMQVYPNPSSGNFQLSFNTGENATATGTIQIVNIFGQVVDSRTANMVDGDLTETFQLSGELASGTYFVKLSVNNKMYSSRFVLQ encoded by the coding sequence ATGAAACAATTACGAATTACCCAACTACCCTTCTTTATCTTCATCCTTTGTGCTACAGGATTCACCTACGCACAGATTCCAGGCACCATTGACCCTTCATTTGCAACGAATGGAGTTCTTATTCTTGAACCCAACACTATTGGCACTGATGTAGCCAATGGCATGGAAGTGCTATCCAACGACAATGTGCTGTTGGCAGGAAGCACTGAAACTGCATTTGGCTTGTCAGATGCAGCCATCTACCGTATCCTGCCCGAGGGAACTGTCGATGTAACTTTTGGTGTAGGCGGCGTTTCCATTTTTGACTGTGGAGGCGTACAGGATTATGTACAGGCAATGAAAGTGTTATCCAATGGGAAAATAATTATTGCCGGCGGTATTTACGACGGTGGCTCGGATGTTGATTTCTTTGCGGCCCGGTTAACTGAAAACGGGTTCCTGGATCCTACATTCGGTACCAATGGCTTCACCGTTGTTTCAAACCCGGCAGGTGGAGGAGAAAATATTGTGAATGCGATCGCGATTCAACCGGATGGTAAAATTATTCTTGCAGGTTCATGGGCGGTTCCGGGATCAACAGATGATCATACCACCGTTGCACGTTTAAATGAAAATGGTGCTTTAGATATTTCTTTTGGCACGAACGGTTTCGCAAATATCACCAATTCAGGATTTGCCAATGATTATGCGTACGATGTGCTGTTGTTGAGTGATGGAAGCATCATCACTACAGGGTACGCAGATGTTTTAGAGCCGCGGGTGATTGTGGAAAAACTTAATAGCTCCGGAATACCTGATCCGACTTTTGGCACCAATGGTATCGCCATTTTTAATCTTACCACAGGATATGATGTAGCCTGGGCGATCAAGTTACATCCAAATGGAAAGATCATGATTGGAGGAAAAATAGGCATTGGTGGCCCTGCCAAATCAGATTTTCTGTTGATGGCCATCACGGCCAATGGAGCGCTTGATAACAGCTTTGGAGTTGGAGGTGTTGCCTCGAAAAATGTAAAAACTTCAGACGCAGCGCTGGATTTTATAGTGGAGCCCAGTGGCAAAATTGTACTTGCCGGAACTTCAGGCGGAAGCGGTCTTGGTGTGAACGATTACGCCATCTGCCGTTTCAATGAAAACGGAACGGTTGACTCTTCCTTCGGAACCAATGGCGCCACCGTTTCTGAAATCTCTTCTTTCTTTTCAGAAGCTGCTGTAATTGGTATGCAATCAAATGGCAAGCTGGTAGTTGGTGGTCGTGCCGCTACTGTTAAGAATGATTTCGCACTGGTTCGTTATTTCAGCGATCCGGTTGTTGCAACGTGTGCTGCTCCGGTTAATCCTGTTACGTCTGCTATTACTTCCACCAGCGCCACGCTTTCCTGGAGTAATCCTGCAAATGCAGCGTCATTCCAGGTAAGATATCGCAACACCAATGATCAGAACTGGACAAAGTTGTACGTGAACGCTACAAGTGTAACCCTCAATGGATTGACTCCCAGCCTAAAGTATGTATGGAACGTGAAAGCAAAATGTGACAATGGTACTTCTTACTATACTACCAACACCAAGTTTAAAACTTCTGCACAGCGCTTGGAGGATGCAACGATGGAACTGAACGGAGCTATGCAAGTATATCCCAATCCTTCCAGCGGAAATTTTCAGCTCTCTTTTAATACAGGCGAAAACGCAACAGCAACAGGTACCATTCAAATCGTCAACATTTTCGGACAGGTAGTGGATTCCAGAACTGCGAATATGGTGGATGGAGATCTTACAGAAACATTTCAGCTTTCGGGCGAGCTTGCTTCAGGAACTTACTTTGTAAAGCTTTCTGTAAATAATAAAATGTATAGCAGCAGGTTTGTTCTTCAATAA
- a CDS encoding DUF433 domain-containing protein yields the protein MKDQIINIDPEILGGTPVFNGTRVPIKNLFDYIETGESIDFFLDDFEGVTREQVIRLLEMSKNLLESSSNILHENIA from the coding sequence ATGAAAGATCAAATCATCAACATTGACCCGGAAATACTCGGTGGAACTCCGGTTTTTAACGGAACCAGGGTGCCTATTAAAAACCTATTTGATTATATAGAAACCGGCGAATCAATTGACTTTTTCCTTGATGATTTTGAAGGTGTTACCAGGGAGCAGGTTATCAGATTACTTGAAATGTCAAAGAACTTGTTAGAATCATCTTCAAATATTCTACATGAAAATATTGCTTGA
- a CDS encoding DUF5615 family PIN-like protein translates to MKILLDECVTKHLKPFLIGHEVATVREMKWSGIKNGELMRRCVESQFEILLTIDKNLKNQQNFEKYPLSIVVFNSVTSKIEELKEFIPLFQMKINSFEKHRAYVLEKS, encoded by the coding sequence ATGAAAATATTGCTTGATGAATGCGTAACAAAGCACTTGAAGCCTTTTCTAATTGGTCATGAAGTTGCTACAGTTAGAGAGATGAAATGGAGTGGAATAAAAAATGGTGAACTCATGAGACGCTGCGTGGAAAGTCAATTTGAAATACTTTTGACCATCGACAAAAATTTGAAGAATCAACAAAATTTTGAAAAGTATCCGTTGAGTATAGTTGTTTTCAATTCTGTAACAAGCAAGATTGAAGAACTTAAAGAATTTATTCCCCTATTTCAAATGAAGATTAACAGCTTTGAAAAACATCGCGCATACGTTTTGGAGAAGTCTTAA
- a CDS encoding type II toxin-antitoxin system HigB family toxin, translating to MRVIAKKILREFWAKHRDCEQQLKSWYQEAEKSEWKNTNEIKKEYPTASIPGNNRVVFNIKGNNYRLIVKINFHYQMMWIRFIGTHKEYDRIEANKI from the coding sequence TTGAGAGTAATTGCGAAGAAAATTCTCAGAGAGTTTTGGGCAAAACATCGGGATTGCGAACAACAACTTAAATCCTGGTACCAGGAAGCTGAAAAGAGTGAATGGAAGAATACCAACGAAATAAAGAAAGAATATCCAACAGCAAGCATTCCCGGTAACAACAGAGTTGTATTTAATATCAAGGGAAATAATTACAGGCTGATTGTTAAGATTAATTTTCACTATCAAATGATGTGGATCCGATTTATAGGAACTCACAAAGAATATGACCGCATTGAAGCCAATAAAATTTGA
- a CDS encoding helix-turn-helix domain-containing protein → MNLKPIKSKKDYQQALSRLEVIFDAEKGTSQGDELEILGILVDQYENEHFPIGLPDPIEAIKFRMEQLGYTQTDLAKVVGLKSRASEILSGKRKLSLEMIRQLHDKLNIPTDVLIQAY, encoded by the coding sequence ATGAACTTAAAACCAATAAAAAGCAAGAAGGACTACCAACAAGCGCTCAGCAGGCTTGAAGTAATTTTTGATGCGGAAAAAGGGACTTCACAAGGTGATGAATTGGAGATATTAGGAATATTGGTTGACCAATATGAAAATGAACATTTCCCGATCGGCCTGCCAGACCCTATTGAAGCCATTAAATTCAGGATGGAGCAACTTGGATATACGCAGACAGATCTGGCAAAGGTTGTCGGACTTAAAAGCAGGGCAAGCGAAATATTGAGTGGAAAGCGAAAACTATCCTTGGAAATGATCAGGCAACTCCATGACAAGTTGAATATTCCGACGGACGTTTTAATTCAGGCATACTAA
- a CDS encoding arylsulfatase, giving the protein MKNLKLILLFSIAIWCIPVFAQKNKPQTKQPPQSSKPNILIIWGDDIGQFNISAYNLGMMGYKTPNIDRIGQEGALFTDWYGQQSCTAGRAAFITGQSPIRTGLTKVGLPGAPEGLMPEDPTLADLVKPYGYATGQFGKNHLGDRNEFLPTVHGFDEFFGNLYHLNAEEEPENVDYPKDPKFRSMFGPRGVLHCFATDVDDATVDPRFGKVGKQKIEDTGPLTKKRMETVDGEFLNAAMGFMDKNAKAGKPFMCWFNSTRMHIFTHLKPESEGKTGLGIYADGMVEHDAMVGQLLNKLKELGIDQNTIVMYATDNGAETFTWPDGGTTIFRGEKNTQWEGGYRVPCLIRWPGVIKPGTIINDIGAHEDMIPTLLAAVGDTAVKEDLLKGKTYGDKTFKVHLDGYNLLPSLKGQGEWTRHEFIYWTDDGNCAALRYNNWKVTFLRQNATGFDVWSHPFEELRAPLIENLRMDPLERASDEGMDWTRWMAERMYVLAPAGAYVGQWLQSFKDFPPRQKPGSFNLDRVMESMTKGAGEK; this is encoded by the coding sequence ATGAAAAACTTGAAGCTGATTCTGCTTTTCTCGATCGCGATATGGTGTATACCTGTCTTCGCGCAAAAAAACAAACCACAAACAAAGCAACCACCACAATCTTCAAAACCTAACATCCTGATCATCTGGGGTGATGACATTGGTCAGTTCAACATCAGCGCTTACAACCTGGGCATGATGGGTTACAAGACTCCGAACATTGACCGCATCGGTCAGGAAGGCGCACTCTTTACTGATTGGTACGGTCAACAGAGTTGTACTGCCGGACGTGCCGCCTTCATCACAGGTCAGTCGCCCATCCGCACTGGTCTCACCAAGGTTGGTCTTCCGGGTGCTCCAGAAGGTCTGATGCCGGAGGACCCAACTCTCGCCGACTTGGTGAAGCCCTACGGATATGCTACCGGGCAATTCGGAAAGAATCATCTTGGTGACCGCAATGAATTTTTGCCAACAGTGCATGGCTTCGATGAGTTCTTCGGCAACCTCTACCATCTGAATGCAGAAGAAGAACCGGAGAATGTTGACTATCCGAAGGATCCCAAGTTTAGATCGATGTTCGGCCCAAGGGGAGTGTTACACTGCTTTGCAACTGATGTAGATGATGCTACAGTTGACCCACGTTTCGGCAAAGTCGGCAAACAAAAGATTGAAGACACAGGACCCCTGACGAAGAAGCGCATGGAAACTGTGGACGGGGAATTCCTCAATGCAGCGATGGGTTTCATGGACAAAAATGCGAAGGCAGGCAAGCCATTCATGTGCTGGTTCAATTCAACCCGCATGCACATCTTCACGCATCTTAAGCCGGAATCAGAAGGAAAGACCGGCCTCGGAATTTACGCTGATGGTATGGTGGAGCATGATGCCATGGTCGGTCAGTTGCTCAATAAACTCAAAGAACTTGGCATTGACCAAAACACCATTGTGATGTATGCTACTGATAATGGAGCAGAAACTTTCACATGGCCGGATGGTGGCACCACTATATTCCGCGGTGAGAAGAATACCCAATGGGAAGGCGGCTATCGTGTGCCATGCCTGATTCGCTGGCCTGGTGTTATAAAGCCCGGCACGATCATCAACGATATTGGCGCACATGAGGATATGATTCCAACTTTGTTAGCCGCAGTAGGTGATACTGCAGTTAAAGAAGATTTGCTGAAAGGAAAGACCTATGGCGACAAGACTTTCAAGGTACATCTTGACGGATACAATCTACTTCCTTCTTTAAAGGGACAAGGCGAATGGACGCGTCATGAATTCATTTACTGGACTGATGATGGCAATTGTGCAGCGCTACGTTACAACAACTGGAAGGTAACCTTCCTGAGACAGAACGCCACTGGATTTGATGTGTGGTCTCATCCCTTCGAGGAACTTCGGGCACCCTTAATTGAAAATCTGCGGATGGATCCTTTAGAACGCGCCTCGGATGAAGGAATGGACTGGACACGCTGGATGGCTGAACGCATGTACGTGCTTGCCCCCGCCGGGGCATACGTGGGGCAATGGCTCCAAAGTTTTAAAGATTTTCCACCGCGTCAAAAGCCCGGTAGCTTTAACCTCGACCGCGTGATGGAATCAATGACCAAAGGTGCAGGAGAAAAGTAA
- a CDS encoding tetratricopeptide repeat protein — translation MLKRIYFTALLLILISIGADHSSAGVQSAIDSLKKEAVTADHLQQRIEIYIRLANLYEHVNPDSANYFSYEALRLSDSKTPPEIMGRIYDCMGHVAVMRDSLDKAREVYEQAAQYFSEANEWPELIHVYMVLGNIYLVKDQLADALTYYHKGIEGAEKYNMKAMLPQFQLNMGTIYFQAKSYDDALHYFNLSLSRFHENHDSVNIGIALENIATVYSNLNKLDSSEMNHLKALEIFQALHDHANLSNSYMNIGEVLSKKNNDTAALRYLQLSLDEYDKIGNEYAGPRSVIRAEVWIQTGSIYLKLHQPEKALLYLHKGFTLAKESSQLSLMATACQDLSSLWEQRSVADSALYYSKLHSVYYEQQLNADNLHALSYQAAKFEFDQRTKAAELAQMKADAQRNSIYLMLAIVIGGLSIAILILFLLVKLGRNRLKEAALKKLNLENELEFRNKELTTHVMYQVKNKEFILKISEKLKNASLMDNPAYSKMLKEIISEMDIDSNTDSWKEFEIRFQRVYINFYKNLSARFPDLTPNELRTCAFLKLNMSTKDIASITYQTVNSIDVARHRLRQKLGLGKDENLISFLSQF, via the coding sequence ATGTTGAAAAGAATCTATTTCACCGCCCTTCTTCTCATTTTAATTTCAATAGGTGCGGATCATTCAAGTGCCGGTGTGCAATCAGCAATCGATAGTCTGAAAAAAGAAGCAGTAACAGCGGATCATCTTCAACAACGCATTGAAATTTATATCCGCCTTGCGAACCTCTATGAGCACGTGAATCCTGATTCTGCAAATTATTTTTCTTATGAAGCGCTCCGGCTCAGCGATTCGAAAACACCACCGGAAATCATGGGACGGATTTATGATTGTATGGGACATGTGGCTGTAATGCGCGACAGTTTAGACAAGGCCAGGGAAGTGTACGAGCAGGCAGCGCAGTATTTCAGTGAGGCAAATGAATGGCCGGAGCTTATTCATGTTTATATGGTGCTGGGAAACATTTACCTCGTGAAAGATCAGCTCGCAGATGCATTGACCTATTATCATAAAGGAATAGAGGGAGCTGAAAAATACAACATGAAGGCAATGCTCCCGCAATTTCAGTTGAACATGGGTACTATTTACTTCCAGGCAAAAAGTTATGACGATGCGCTGCACTATTTTAATCTCTCTCTTTCCCGGTTCCACGAAAACCACGATTCCGTTAATATTGGAATAGCATTGGAAAATATTGCGACTGTATACTCCAATCTGAATAAACTTGATTCTTCGGAAATGAATCATCTTAAAGCTCTGGAAATATTCCAGGCTCTTCACGACCATGCTAACCTCTCCAATTCCTACATGAATATTGGAGAAGTTCTTAGTAAGAAAAATAATGACACGGCAGCGCTCAGGTACCTGCAGCTAAGCCTTGACGAATATGACAAAATCGGAAATGAATATGCAGGACCACGATCTGTTATACGCGCAGAAGTGTGGATACAAACGGGGAGCATTTATCTGAAATTACATCAACCGGAAAAGGCACTGCTCTATCTTCACAAAGGATTCACACTTGCAAAAGAAAGCAGCCAGCTTTCATTAATGGCCACGGCATGTCAGGATCTTTCATCACTCTGGGAACAACGATCAGTGGCGGATTCTGCACTCTATTATTCAAAATTGCACAGTGTATATTATGAACAGCAGTTGAATGCGGACAACCTCCACGCGCTTTCTTACCAGGCTGCGAAATTTGAATTTGACCAGCGGACAAAAGCAGCCGAGCTGGCTCAAATGAAAGCAGATGCTCAAAGAAACAGCATCTACCTTATGCTGGCAATAGTAATCGGTGGTCTTTCCATTGCCATTTTGATCTTGTTCCTGCTGGTGAAGCTTGGAAGAAATCGTTTAAAGGAAGCCGCGTTGAAAAAACTCAACCTGGAAAATGAACTTGAATTCCGCAATAAAGAGCTTACTACGCACGTGATGTACCAGGTAAAAAACAAGGAGTTTATTTTGAAAATATCGGAGAAGCTTAAGAATGCAAGCCTGATGGATAATCCGGCATATTCGAAGATGCTCAAAGAAATTATTTCAGAAATGGATATAGACTCCAATACAGATTCCTGGAAAGAATTTGAGATTCGGTTTCAGCGTGTTTACATCAACTTCTACAAAAACCTTAGCGCGAGATTTCCGGATCTGACTCCAAATGAGCTTCGTACCTGTGCTTTTCTCAAGCTGAACATGTCGACAAAAGATATCGCCTCTATCACTTATCAAACCGTCAACAGTATTGATGTGGCACGTCACCGGTTGAGACAGAAACTTGGATTGGGAAAAGATGAAAACCTTATTTCTTTTCTCTCTCAATTCTAA
- a CDS encoding T9SS type A sorting domain-containing protein translates to MKKYYLVVTLLFSLSCPFTTIAQNLLWAKSAGSAFNDIGHAIKVDASGNVYTTGTFQGTVDFDAGAGTYNLTSSGDDDIYILKSDPTGNFIWAKKFGGGGLDHVFSMILDQSGNVYTMGTFLGTVDFDPGTSTYNLSSAGMDDAFISKLDTAGNFIWAKSWGSTDQDEAFAAALDYSGNVYVTGDYFGTVDFDPGTANYNLTAAGGYDIFILKLDANGNFSWVKSMGGPIWDFALSVAIDGSGNVYTIGYFDGTADFDPGTSTYNLTSAGNYDVVISKLDASGNFIWADRMGGSDVDYGFEVTTDVAGNVFIAGEFKGTADFDPGTGVNNLTSQGTYDMFICKLDNAGNLGWVKSISGTLVEYVNSMSLDADGNIYSTGYFQGTTDFDPGTGTTNVTATGDDDIFICKLDASGNLIWVKNIGGDGNDIGVGMTLDADKNIYVTGYFTETVDFDPEATTYELTSSGGLDAFQMKVGNANQTGIHETSGSIGEVTIYPNPGQGFFHVACQHVIDELKITNGFGQTVHQFHPNNNTCDFFVLEKGMYFIQISSGGSRVTKKIVVGY, encoded by the coding sequence ATGAAAAAATACTACCTGGTTGTCACTTTACTTTTTTCTCTCTCCTGTCCCTTTACTACCATCGCGCAAAACCTTCTATGGGCTAAGAGTGCCGGCAGCGCTTTCAATGATATTGGCCATGCCATAAAGGTGGATGCTTCCGGAAATGTGTACACCACCGGAACCTTCCAGGGAACAGTGGATTTTGATGCGGGTGCCGGAACCTATAACCTCACGTCATCAGGTGATGATGATATTTACATTCTAAAATCAGATCCAACCGGCAATTTTATCTGGGCTAAAAAATTTGGGGGCGGTGGGCTTGATCATGTGTTTTCGATGATTCTGGATCAATCGGGTAACGTGTACACAATGGGTACCTTTCTTGGAACCGTAGACTTTGACCCTGGTACGTCAACCTACAACCTTTCTTCTGCCGGTATGGACGATGCCTTTATCTCTAAACTGGATACCGCAGGAAATTTTATATGGGCTAAGAGCTGGGGCAGCACCGACCAGGATGAAGCCTTTGCTGCAGCACTCGATTATTCCGGGAATGTATATGTGACAGGAGATTATTTCGGAACAGTCGACTTTGATCCGGGTACGGCAAACTATAACCTGACAGCCGCAGGTGGATATGATATTTTTATTTTGAAACTGGACGCAAATGGAAATTTTTCCTGGGTCAAAAGTATGGGCGGCCCGATCTGGGACTTTGCCCTTTCGGTTGCTATAGATGGATCCGGAAATGTATATACGATCGGTTATTTTGATGGCACCGCTGATTTTGATCCCGGCACCAGCACGTATAACCTTACCTCCGCAGGAAATTATGATGTGGTTATTTCGAAGCTCGATGCGTCCGGCAATTTTATATGGGCCGATCGGATGGGAGGAAGCGATGTGGATTACGGATTCGAAGTAACCACAGATGTTGCAGGAAATGTGTTCATAGCCGGTGAGTTTAAAGGAACTGCCGACTTTGACCCAGGCACTGGAGTAAATAACCTGACATCGCAGGGCACGTATGACATGTTTATTTGCAAGCTGGATAATGCGGGAAATTTAGGTTGGGTTAAGAGCATTAGCGGCACTTTGGTGGAGTATGTAAATTCCATGTCGCTTGATGCTGATGGAAATATTTACTCCACCGGTTATTTCCAGGGGACAACGGACTTCGACCCCGGAACAGGCACCACCAATGTTACTGCAACTGGAGACGACGATATTTTTATTTGCAAATTAGATGCGTCGGGAAATCTTATTTGGGTAAAAAACATTGGTGGCGATGGAAATGATATCGGAGTTGGAATGACGCTGGATGCGGATAAGAACATTTATGTAACGGGATATTTTACTGAAACCGTTGATTTTGATCCCGAAGCTACCACCTATGAATTGACTTCATCCGGAGGTTTAGATGCTTTTCAAATGAAAGTGGGTAATGCCAACCAGACAGGCATTCACGAAACTTCCGGTTCCATTGGCGAGGTAACCATTTATCCCAATCCCGGCCAGGGATTTTTCCATGTAGCATGTCAACACGTGATTGATGAATTAAAAATTACGAATGGATTCGGACAAACAGTGCATCAGTTTCACCCAAACAATAATACCTGCGATTTTTTTGTGCTGGAAAAAGGAATGTATTTTATTCAGATCAGTTCAGGCGGAAGCAGGGTTACGAAAAAGATAGTGGTGGGCTATTGA